A window of Myxococcales bacterium contains these coding sequences:
- a CDS encoding CBS domain-containing protein, whose amino-acid sequence MSLQRFRREVVTASEDDTVLSVAERMRDLRVGCVVVTRSDRPVGILTDRDVALRVVADKRDASTTKVSQVVTYDPMVVELDADISSVTALVREHGVRRFPIVDRSGALVGIVTSNDLFVLVGRELANLCAGLEDPSDTTESR is encoded by the coding sequence ATGTCGCTCCAGCGCTTTCGGCGCGAGGTCGTGACGGCCTCCGAGGACGACACCGTGCTCTCGGTGGCGGAGCGCATGCGGGATCTTCGTGTGGGGTGCGTGGTCGTGACCCGCAGCGATCGTCCCGTCGGCATCCTCACGGATCGTGACGTCGCCCTCCGGGTGGTCGCCGACAAGCGTGACGCCTCGACCACCAAGGTCTCTCAGGTGGTCACCTACGATCCGATGGTCGTCGAGCTCGACGCGGACATCTCCTCGGTCACGGCCCTCGTGCGCGAGCACGGGGTGCGCCGCTTCCCGATCGTGGATCGCTCGGGGGCGCTCGTGGGCATCGTCACGTCGAACGACCTCTTCGTCCTCGTGGGCCGCGAGCTCGCGAACCTGTGCGCCGGTCTCGAGGACCCTTCGGACACGACCGAGAGTCGCTAA
- a CDS encoding CDP-alcohol phosphatidyltransferase family protein — protein sequence MVATRAPHDDTAPPPGLLGLFSFGSTRRPAPPPGYAYSCEDASLLKPLYYRLFVNPLAAVAPARLRANDVTFVSQLFALLPAFIGIASTRTDLPGWVLAVVAPLGYLGYIVLDHLDGTHARKTGTSSPLGELVDHWCDAWNAPLLTFACGLNWNASPLLASALGFVTGLALCLAYEEQRITGKMRLDALGSSEALTGMGLSMILMGVVGKDVAVGIHLPFGVSLALALQMVSLVGSGGAIAMALVRGGPRLFAGVWPYAAGAGIVMVWVERGLDLRVAPFMMAALSATVAGRIVIERTTGLRVRVDYVGLVLLALGLVLALVGPGWGMTRVAAWVVCAVLLARPCADFLWAVLVLRRFVRKGELLSLVTGGEDAPPSEG from the coding sequence ATGGTGGCAACTCGAGCTCCCCACGACGACACTGCGCCTCCGCCGGGGCTCCTCGGCCTCTTCTCGTTCGGCTCCACACGAAGGCCCGCGCCTCCGCCGGGGTACGCGTACTCCTGCGAGGACGCGTCACTACTCAAGCCTCTTTACTATCGGCTCTTCGTCAACCCGCTCGCCGCCGTGGCACCGGCGCGGCTCCGCGCCAACGACGTCACCTTCGTGTCGCAGCTCTTCGCGCTCCTCCCGGCGTTCATCGGGATCGCGAGCACGCGGACCGACCTCCCCGGGTGGGTGCTCGCCGTCGTCGCGCCGCTCGGCTACCTCGGGTACATCGTGCTCGATCACCTCGACGGGACGCACGCTCGCAAGACGGGCACGTCGTCGCCGCTCGGCGAGCTCGTCGATCACTGGTGCGACGCGTGGAACGCGCCGCTCCTCACGTTCGCCTGCGGCCTCAACTGGAACGCGTCGCCGCTGCTCGCGTCGGCGTTAGGCTTCGTCACGGGGCTCGCGCTCTGCCTCGCCTACGAAGAGCAGCGCATCACCGGCAAGATGCGGCTCGACGCGCTCGGGAGCAGCGAGGCGCTCACCGGGATGGGGCTCTCGATGATCCTGATGGGGGTCGTCGGGAAAGACGTGGCCGTCGGCATTCACCTCCCGTTCGGTGTCTCGCTCGCGCTCGCCCTCCAGATGGTGAGCCTCGTGGGCAGCGGCGGCGCGATCGCCATGGCGCTCGTCCGAGGGGGACCGCGGCTCTTCGCCGGCGTGTGGCCGTACGCGGCGGGCGCGGGCATCGTGATGGTGTGGGTCGAGCGTGGCCTCGATCTCCGGGTCGCGCCGTTCATGATGGCGGCGCTCTCCGCCACGGTCGCTGGACGCATCGTGATCGAGCGGACCACGGGGCTCCGCGTGCGTGTCGACTACGTCGGGCTCGTGCTGCTCGCGCTCGGGCTCGTGCTCGCCCTCGTCGGGCCGGGGTGGGGCATGACCCGTGTCGCCGCGTGGGTCGTGTGCGCGGTGCTCCTCGCTCGCCCCTGCGCCGACTTTCTCTGGGCGGTGCTCGTGCTCCGGCGGTTCGTGCGGAAGGGCGAGCTCTTGTCGCTCGTGACGGGCGGTGAAGACGCGCCTCCGAGCGAAGGCTGA
- a CDS encoding universal stress protein codes for MKTILVALDNSPRAPEVLKAAIEAANAAPDAKLVLFRAVGIPPEMPGLIWQTDAPSLMDLLRDAAKKDLEAHAANVPANLRSEHLVSVEIGSPWQGICTAIEKEKADLLVIGSHGYGVVDRILGTTAAKVVNNASCSVLVVRPARAT; via the coding sequence ATGAAGACCATTCTCGTTGCCCTCGACAACTCGCCCCGCGCCCCCGAGGTTCTGAAGGCCGCCATCGAGGCCGCGAACGCTGCGCCGGACGCGAAGCTCGTGCTCTTCCGCGCGGTCGGCATCCCGCCCGAAATGCCCGGCCTCATCTGGCAGACGGACGCGCCCTCGCTCATGGATCTCCTCCGCGACGCCGCCAAGAAGGACCTCGAGGCCCACGCGGCGAACGTGCCCGCGAACCTCCGCTCCGAGCACCTCGTGTCGGTCGAGATCGGCAGCCCCTGGCAGGGCATCTGCACCGCCATCGAAAAAGAGAAGGCCGACCTCCTCGTGATCGGCTCGCACGGCTACGGCGTGGTCGACCGCATCCTCGGCACCACGGCCGCCAAGGTCGTCAACAACGCCTCGTGCTCGGTGCTCGTCGTTCGCCCCGCCCGCGCCACCTGA